The following proteins come from a genomic window of Ammospiza nelsoni isolate bAmmNel1 chromosome 6, bAmmNel1.pri, whole genome shotgun sequence:
- the LIN52 gene encoding protein lin-52 homolog isoform X3, with protein MAAPADGTDLEASLLSFEKLDRASPDLWPEQLPGVAEFAASFKSPITSSPPKWMAELENDDIDMLKELGSLTTANLMEKVRGLQNLAYQLGLDE; from the exons ATGGCGGCTCCGGCGGACG GCACCGACCTGGAGGCCTCGCTGCTGAGCTTCGAGAAGCTGGACCGCGCCTCCCCGGACCTGTGGCCCGAGCAGC TGCCCGGCGTTGCCGAGTTCGCCGCCTCCTTCAAAAGC CCAATTACAAGTTCTCCTCCCAAGTGGATGGCTGAATTAGAAAATGATGATATTGATATGCTGAAGG AGCTGGGGAGCCTTACTACAGCTAATCTGATGGAAAAAGTTCGTGGCCTGCAGAACCTGGCTTATCAGCTGGGACTGGATGAAT